The following coding sequences are from one Kallotenue papyrolyticum window:
- a CDS encoding MFS transporter has product MIESPLIQSGAGTALAAPAPIRKSAVVGWVLYDLANTIFSMGVVSLYFPLFVREAVGAERADSLYGIISALSMAIIFVVSPLLGAMSDRARRRMPFLIVSTLLCVVFTALLARAGLWLSALFFVIANIAYQAGLQFYDALLPQVSTEANRGKIGGIGVGVGYLGSYIAVGLGLLLGTADKPLLFGLIALTFLVFALPCFLFVRERPNPHPRPVWSLAAMRESTRETLRTLRSSQAYPGLLRFLIGRVFYTDAINTVIAIMALYTVNVAVNSGLSEQQGEQQSQLILMSAITFAVLGGFFWGWLADKLGPKRTLNLVLDAWIAIFLGAAAIGLLGLPLWTLYVVAACAGFSLGGVWAADRPYMLRLTPPARVGEFYGLYGMVGRFAAITGPALWALVLFITVHLLNMSPLRGQAIGVLTLLIQIIVAYVILRPVSDTRRVWSGADAV; this is encoded by the coding sequence ATGATCGAGTCACCACTGATCCAGAGCGGCGCCGGCACAGCGCTGGCCGCGCCCGCTCCAATCCGCAAAAGCGCCGTCGTCGGCTGGGTGCTCTACGACCTGGCCAATACCATCTTCTCGATGGGCGTCGTTTCGCTCTACTTCCCGCTGTTTGTGCGCGAAGCCGTGGGCGCGGAGCGCGCCGACTCGTTGTACGGCATCATCAGCGCGCTCTCAATGGCGATCATCTTCGTGGTCTCGCCGCTGCTGGGTGCGATGAGCGACCGCGCGCGGCGACGCATGCCGTTTCTGATCGTCAGCACGCTGCTGTGCGTGGTCTTCACGGCGCTGCTGGCACGCGCCGGGCTGTGGCTCTCGGCGCTCTTCTTCGTCATCGCCAACATCGCCTACCAGGCCGGCCTCCAGTTCTACGATGCGCTGCTGCCGCAGGTCAGCACCGAGGCGAATCGCGGCAAAATCGGCGGCATCGGCGTGGGCGTCGGCTACCTGGGCTCGTACATCGCCGTGGGGCTGGGCCTGCTGCTGGGCACCGCGGACAAACCACTGCTCTTTGGGCTGATCGCACTGACGTTTCTGGTCTTTGCGCTACCCTGTTTCCTGTTTGTGCGCGAGCGGCCCAATCCCCATCCACGGCCGGTGTGGAGCCTGGCGGCGATGCGCGAGTCGACGCGCGAAACGCTGCGGACCCTGCGCTCCAGCCAGGCCTATCCCGGTCTGCTGCGCTTCCTGATCGGCCGCGTGTTCTACACCGACGCGATCAACACCGTGATCGCGATCATGGCGCTCTACACCGTCAACGTCGCGGTCAACAGCGGCCTCAGCGAGCAGCAGGGCGAGCAACAATCGCAGTTGATCCTGATGTCGGCGATCACCTTCGCGGTACTGGGCGGCTTTTTCTGGGGCTGGCTCGCGGATAAACTCGGCCCCAAGCGCACGCTCAATCTGGTGCTCGACGCCTGGATCGCCATCTTTCTCGGCGCAGCGGCGATCGGCCTGTTGGGACTGCCGCTGTGGACGCTCTACGTCGTCGCGGCCTGCGCCGGCTTCTCGCTGGGCGGCGTCTGGGCTGCCGATCGGCCCTACATGCTGCGCCTCACGCCACCGGCCCGCGTCGGCGAGTTCTACGGCCTCTACGGCATGGTCGGGCGCTTCGCGGCGATCACCGGACCAGCGCTCTGGGCGTTGGTGCTCTTCATCACCGTACACCTGCTGAACATGTCACCGTTGCGCGGCCAGGCCATCGGCGTGCTGACGCTGCTGATCCAGATCATCGTCGCCTATGTCATCCTGCGGCCCGTCTCCGACACGCGCCGCGTCTGGAGTGGCGCGGATGCGGTGTAA
- the dapB gene encoding 4-hydroxy-tetrahydrodipicolinate reductase produces MTIRVCLAGATGWAGSALARAIARCDDLELVAAVGRRHAGRPLGAVLDEPRLSCTVYATAQAALAQGCDVFVEYTRPELAKTHVLAALEQGAHVVIGTSGLTDADYAEIAAAAEARRRGVLAAGNFALTAVLLQKFAELAARYLPQWEIIDYASDHKPDAPSGTVRELAARLGRIRPSALTVPLEATQGLRETRGARLHGSQVHALRLPGYTLAVEIIFGLPDQRLTIRHDAGSSAEPYVDGALLAIRKVPTFVGLRRGLDSVLDLDS; encoded by the coding sequence ATGACCATCCGCGTCTGTCTGGCGGGCGCAACCGGTTGGGCGGGTTCAGCCCTGGCGCGCGCGATCGCCCGCTGTGACGATCTGGAGCTGGTGGCGGCAGTTGGCCGGCGCCATGCGGGCCGGCCCCTCGGCGCTGTACTCGACGAGCCGCGTCTGAGCTGCACGGTCTATGCCACGGCCCAGGCAGCCCTGGCACAGGGCTGCGATGTGTTCGTCGAGTACACGCGCCCTGAACTGGCCAAGACCCATGTCCTGGCCGCCCTGGAACAGGGCGCGCATGTGGTGATCGGTACCTCGGGGCTGACCGACGCCGATTATGCCGAGATCGCCGCGGCTGCCGAGGCCCGCCGGCGGGGAGTACTGGCCGCCGGCAATTTCGCGCTCACGGCGGTGCTGCTGCAAAAGTTTGCCGAGCTAGCCGCCAGGTACCTGCCGCAGTGGGAGATCATCGACTATGCCAGCGACCACAAGCCGGATGCGCCCAGCGGGACCGTACGCGAGCTGGCGGCGCGGCTGGGCCGCATTCGTCCCTCGGCGTTGACCGTGCCGCTGGAGGCGACTCAGGGCCTGAGGGAAACGCGCGGCGCACGTCTGCACGGCTCGCAGGTGCACGCGCTGCGTCTGCCCGGCTATACGTTGGCGGTGGAAATTATCTTCGGCCTGCCCGACCAGCGCCTCACGATCCGGCATGATGCGGGCAGCAGCGCCGAGCCCTACGTTGACGGTGCGCTGCTGGCGATCCGCAAGGTCCCAACCTTTGTGGGGCTGCGGCGTGGGCTTGACAGCGTGCTTGATCTGGATAGCTAG
- the zwf gene encoding glucose-6-phosphate dehydrogenase — protein MTQATPTPLTDANPLRVGLRMERSPQPCAMVIFGVTGDLAHRKLVPALWALNEAQQLPPGFSIVGIGRRPMSDDDLRQQVRAVLAEESRADTAMLDAFLEGVFYVRGTFEDQTTYQRLAARLEQIDHDRGTGGNRVFYLATPPSEFPTIIEQLGAARLVRHHDEEGGWTRVVIEKPFGRDLRSARELNRIVHRVFDESQVYRIDHYLGKETVQNILHFRFANAIWEPIWNRRYVDHVQITVAEDIGIGTRAGYYEEAGVVRDMLANHMLQLLTLTAMEPPIAFDANAVRDEKVKVLRGARPFDRERVLREAVRGQYGPGWIGGERVPGYRQEPNVAPDSPTPTYVAATFWIDTWRWEGVPFYLRSGKRLPKRVTEIAIQFKPVPKLLFGPTTPNVLAFRIQPDEGITLQFEAKIPGPAVRQRSVTMDFRYGTAFAVAPADAYQRLLLDVMLGDGTLFARSDEIEAAWALVGPLLETWEALPPSDFPNYAAGTWGPDAADQMLETTGRRWRRP, from the coding sequence ATGACACAGGCAACACCCACACCGCTGACCGACGCCAACCCCCTGCGCGTTGGCTTGCGCATGGAACGCTCACCGCAGCCATGCGCCATGGTCATCTTCGGCGTCACCGGCGATCTGGCCCACCGCAAGCTCGTGCCGGCGCTGTGGGCGCTCAACGAAGCGCAACAGCTCCCGCCGGGCTTTTCGATCGTCGGCATTGGTCGCCGCCCGATGAGCGACGACGATCTGCGCCAGCAGGTGCGCGCCGTGCTGGCGGAAGAGAGTCGCGCCGATACCGCCATGCTGGATGCCTTCCTGGAAGGCGTGTTCTACGTGCGCGGTACCTTCGAAGACCAGACCACCTACCAGCGGCTGGCCGCCAGGCTGGAGCAGATCGACCACGACCGTGGCACAGGCGGCAATCGCGTCTTCTACCTGGCCACGCCGCCCTCGGAGTTTCCCACGATCATCGAACAGCTCGGCGCGGCACGCCTCGTGCGCCACCACGACGAGGAAGGCGGCTGGACGCGCGTGGTGATCGAAAAGCCGTTTGGCCGCGACCTGCGCTCGGCGCGCGAGCTCAACCGCATCGTGCACCGTGTCTTTGACGAGTCGCAGGTCTACCGCATCGATCACTACCTGGGCAAAGAAACCGTTCAGAACATCCTCCACTTTCGCTTCGCCAATGCGATCTGGGAGCCGATTTGGAACCGCCGTTATGTCGATCATGTCCAAATCACCGTGGCCGAAGATATCGGCATCGGCACGCGCGCGGGCTACTACGAAGAGGCCGGCGTCGTGCGCGACATGCTGGCCAACCACATGCTGCAGCTGCTGACGCTCACGGCCATGGAGCCGCCGATCGCCTTCGACGCCAATGCCGTGCGCGACGAGAAGGTCAAGGTGCTACGCGGCGCGCGGCCCTTCGATCGCGAACGCGTGCTGCGCGAAGCGGTGCGCGGTCAGTACGGTCCCGGCTGGATCGGCGGCGAGCGCGTGCCCGGCTACCGCCAGGAGCCCAACGTCGCACCCGACTCGCCCACGCCCACCTATGTGGCGGCCACCTTCTGGATCGACACCTGGCGCTGGGAGGGCGTGCCCTTCTACCTGCGCAGCGGCAAACGCCTGCCCAAGCGCGTGACCGAGATCGCGATCCAGTTCAAGCCGGTGCCCAAACTGCTCTTCGGGCCGACCACGCCCAATGTGCTGGCCTTTCGCATTCAGCCTGATGAGGGCATTACCCTCCAGTTCGAGGCGAAGATCCCCGGCCCGGCGGTGCGCCAGCGCTCGGTGACGATGGACTTCCGCTACGGCACGGCCTTTGCCGTCGCGCCCGCGGATGCCTACCAGCGCCTGTTGCTGGATGTGATGCTGGGCGACGGCACGCTCTTCGCGCGCAGCGATGAGATCGAGGCAGCCTGGGCGCTGGTCGGGCCGCTGCTGGAGACCTGGGAAGCGCTCCCGCCGAGCGATTTTCCCAACTATGCCGCCGGCACCTGGGGACCGGACGCTGCCGACCAGATGCTGGAAACCACTGGCCGACGCTGGAGGCGACCATGA
- a CDS encoding glucose-6-phosphate dehydrogenase assembly protein OpcA — MSQTEPSLQRYEAFDLEPRAIETALRELWRATAEGDASLFQVRALTLVIFVPAALAAEELLHTIERVAVRHPGRAIALLAEDHPGIPARAQATILCRRGSGDQQICGELIAIRGGDGGAALPNLAAALLVPGVPTFVWWLDDPQPGDPRWEQCVELADRVLLDSRRWRRPMTGLRQLAALAQSDRHVIYTDLHWAALTPWRRQIAQCFDVPAALPRLPHLQSVTVRHGPRAHDRLAALLITGWLASRLGWRPVTGQDTHITLRGTHGNLTARLEAVATEAALHSLELTLPDARIELAYEPTIGCIHTTIALPGSAPVVRMARLPARTLADELADELGVQERDTVWEAALAAAAEIAAISGTTSA; from the coding sequence ATGAGTCAGACCGAACCAAGCTTGCAGCGCTACGAAGCGTTCGATCTGGAACCGCGCGCCATTGAAACCGCACTGCGCGAACTCTGGCGGGCCACTGCCGAGGGCGATGCCTCGTTGTTCCAGGTGCGTGCGCTGACGCTGGTGATCTTTGTGCCGGCGGCGCTGGCCGCAGAGGAGCTGCTGCACACGATCGAGCGCGTGGCCGTGCGCCACCCTGGACGGGCGATCGCGCTGCTGGCCGAGGACCATCCCGGGATTCCCGCACGCGCCCAGGCGACGATCTTGTGTCGACGCGGTAGTGGCGACCAGCAGATCTGTGGCGAGCTGATCGCGATCCGCGGCGGCGATGGTGGCGCGGCGCTGCCCAATCTGGCCGCGGCGCTGCTGGTACCCGGCGTACCGACCTTTGTCTGGTGGCTGGACGATCCGCAGCCGGGCGATCCGCGCTGGGAGCAGTGCGTCGAGCTGGCCGACCGCGTGCTGCTCGACTCGCGGCGCTGGCGACGGCCCATGACCGGCCTGAGGCAGTTGGCGGCCCTGGCGCAGAGCGACCGCCACGTCATCTACACCGATCTGCACTGGGCCGCGCTCACGCCCTGGCGGCGCCAGATCGCCCAATGTTTTGACGTCCCGGCCGCGCTGCCACGGCTGCCCCACCTGCAGAGCGTCACCGTGCGCCATGGCCCGCGCGCGCATGATCGCCTTGCCGCGCTGTTGATCACCGGCTGGCTGGCCAGCCGCCTGGGCTGGCGCCCCGTCACAGGCCAGGATACGCACATCACGCTACGCGGGACGCATGGCAACCTCACCGCCCGGCTTGAGGCGGTCGCAACGGAGGCAGCGCTCCACAGCCTTGAGCTGACCTTGCCCGATGCGCGCATCGAGCTCGCCTATGAGCCGACCATCGGCTGCATTCACACCACGATCGCCTTGCCGGGCAGCGCGCCTGTCGTGCGCATGGCACGCCTGCCGGCGCGTACCCTGGCGGATGAACTGGCCGACGAACTGGGCGTGCAGGAGCGCGACACGGTGTGGGAGGCGGCCCTGGCCGCGGCAGCGGAGATCGCCGCCATCTCCGGCACCACCTCTGCCTAG
- a CDS encoding zinc finger domain-containing protein, whose protein sequence is MVLDQRPVAGLGNIFKSEGLFLADIDPRRAAQNITAEELDRLWEAVIPLMWRGVEQHGPTTTTTPALTAAGHRHYVYRRRGQPCLRCGTPIQMLRQGALQRTTYFCPVCQR, encoded by the coding sequence GTGGTGCTCGACCAGCGCCCGGTGGCCGGTCTGGGCAACATCTTCAAGTCGGAAGGGCTGTTTCTGGCCGACATCGACCCGCGTCGTGCGGCGCAGAACATCACGGCCGAGGAGCTGGATCGCTTGTGGGAGGCGGTCATACCGCTGATGTGGCGTGGCGTGGAGCAGCACGGCCCCACCACTACCACCACGCCGGCGCTGACCGCGGCAGGTCATCGGCATTATGTCTATCGACGACGCGGCCAGCCCTGCCTGCGCTGCGGCACACCGATCCAGATGCTACGTCAGGGCGCGCTGCAGCGCACGACCTATTTCTGTCCCGTCTGCCAGCGCTAG
- a CDS encoding DNA-formamidopyrimidine glycosylase family protein, with protein MAEGHAVMRWARALTVLLNQPLEEVQLPKRWGTRAQQLVGEHITAIATHGKHLLLHLSNGETLHTHAMQYGSWQIGARGMALRKEARYVRLRLATATHAAVFFHGPVVELLTADDLRTHAALDALGPDVLRPTFDRTEAAQRIRAAAGRTIR; from the coding sequence ATGGCCGAAGGACATGCCGTCATGCGCTGGGCGCGCGCGCTGACCGTGCTGCTCAACCAGCCGCTGGAGGAGGTACAGCTCCCCAAGCGCTGGGGGACGCGCGCCCAGCAGCTCGTCGGCGAACACATCACAGCGATCGCCACGCACGGCAAGCACCTGCTGCTGCACCTGTCCAACGGCGAAACGCTGCATACGCATGCCATGCAGTACGGATCATGGCAGATCGGCGCGCGCGGCATGGCCCTGCGCAAGGAAGCCAGGTACGTCCGGCTGCGGCTGGCGACTGCGACACACGCAGCCGTCTTCTTCCACGGGCCGGTTGTGGAACTGCTCACGGCTGACGATCTGCGCACGCACGCGGCGCTGGACGCGCTCGGTCCCGATGTGCTGCGTCCCACCTTCGATCGCACCGAAGCGGCGCAGCGCATCCGGGCTGCCGCCGGGCGTACGATTCGGTGA